From Variovorax sp. PMC12, the proteins below share one genomic window:
- the hppD gene encoding 4-hydroxyphenylpyruvate dioxygenase has protein sequence MSQADAPAFTPWENPMGTDGFEFIEYAAPDPVAMGKVFERMGFKAVAKHRHKNVLLYRQGTINFILNAEPDSFAQKFAREHGPSVCAIAFRVQDAKQAYERATALGAWGFADKAGPGELNIPAIKGIGDSLIYLVDRWPGKNGAKPGDIGNIGFYDVDFEALPGVAPEQALSPFGNGLTYIDHLTHNVYRGRMNVWAGFYEKLFNFREIKYFDIEGQVTGVKSKAMTSPCGKIRIPINEEGKEQAGQIQEYLDMYKGEGIQHIAMGSDDLYATVDALRANGVTLLDTIDTYYELVDKRIPGHGESVEELHKRKILIDGKKDALLLQIFSENQLGPIFFEFIQRKGDDGFGNGNFKALFESIELDQMRRGVLSAAK, from the coding sequence ATGAGCCAAGCCGACGCACCCGCCTTCACGCCCTGGGAGAACCCCATGGGCACCGACGGCTTCGAATTCATCGAGTACGCGGCACCCGATCCGGTCGCCATGGGCAAGGTGTTCGAGCGCATGGGTTTCAAGGCCGTGGCCAAGCACCGCCACAAGAATGTGCTGCTGTATCGCCAGGGCACCATCAATTTCATCCTGAACGCCGAGCCCGACTCGTTTGCGCAGAAGTTCGCGCGCGAGCACGGCCCGAGCGTGTGCGCCATCGCCTTCCGCGTGCAGGACGCCAAGCAAGCCTACGAACGCGCCACCGCACTCGGCGCCTGGGGCTTTGCCGACAAGGCCGGCCCGGGCGAACTGAACATTCCCGCCATCAAGGGCATCGGCGACAGCCTGATCTACCTGGTGGACCGCTGGCCCGGCAAGAACGGCGCGAAGCCCGGCGACATCGGCAACATCGGCTTCTACGACGTCGACTTCGAGGCGCTGCCCGGCGTCGCGCCCGAGCAGGCGCTCTCGCCGTTCGGCAACGGTCTGACCTACATCGACCACCTGACGCACAACGTGTATCGCGGCCGCATGAACGTCTGGGCCGGCTTCTACGAGAAGCTCTTCAACTTCCGCGAGATCAAGTACTTCGACATCGAAGGCCAGGTGACGGGCGTGAAGAGCAAGGCCATGACCAGCCCCTGCGGCAAGATCCGCATCCCGATCAACGAAGAGGGCAAGGAGCAGGCCGGCCAGATCCAAGAGTACCTGGACATGTACAAGGGCGAAGGCATCCAGCACATCGCCATGGGCTCGGACGACCTCTACGCCACCGTCGACGCGCTGCGCGCCAACGGCGTCACGCTGCTGGACACCATCGACACGTACTACGAGCTGGTCGACAAGCGCATCCCCGGCCACGGCGAGAGCGTGGAAGAGCTGCACAAGCGCAAGATCCTGATCGACGGCAAGAAGGACGCCCTGCTGCTGCAGATCTTCAGCGAGAACCAGCTCGGCCCGATCTTCTTCGAATTCATCCAGCGCAAGGGCGACGACGGCTTCGGCAACGGCAACTTCAAGGCGCTGTTCGAGAGCATCGAGCTCGACCAGATGCGCCGCGGCGTGCTGAGCGCCGCAAAATAA
- the phhA gene encoding phenylalanine 4-monooxygenase, whose amino-acid sequence MDSPAAAVVTPAVYGASDRPPRGDYSRGGTVLADYTCPQDWASYTAADHDTYKRLYERQAAQLPGLACDAFIKALPSLGVKDRIPRFEELNERLHRATGWEIVAVPGLIPELPFFTLLANRKFPVTDWIRKPEEFDYIVEPDVFHDLFGHVPMLFDPTFADYVQRYGAGGIKAHELGAGEKLARLYWYTVEFGLIRQPDGLRAYGAGILSSVGELKHAVLSEEPLRLPIDLLRAMRTRYKIDTYQANYFVIESFAQLFDLTAPDFTPLYEALEVATDIEAGVLLPGETGKA is encoded by the coding sequence ATGGACTCCCCCGCCGCAGCAGTTGTCACCCCCGCCGTGTATGGCGCCTCGGACCGCCCGCCGCGCGGCGACTACTCGCGCGGCGGCACCGTGCTGGCCGACTACACCTGCCCGCAGGACTGGGCGAGCTACACGGCCGCCGACCATGACACCTACAAGCGGCTCTACGAGCGGCAGGCCGCGCAATTGCCGGGGCTGGCCTGCGATGCCTTCATCAAGGCGCTGCCGTCGCTGGGCGTGAAGGACCGCATCCCGCGCTTCGAAGAACTCAACGAGCGGCTGCATCGCGCAACCGGCTGGGAGATCGTGGCGGTGCCGGGACTGATTCCCGAGCTGCCGTTCTTCACGCTGCTCGCGAACCGCAAGTTTCCGGTGACCGACTGGATCCGCAAGCCCGAGGAGTTCGACTACATCGTCGAACCCGACGTTTTCCACGACCTGTTCGGCCATGTGCCGATGCTGTTCGACCCGACCTTCGCCGACTATGTGCAGCGCTATGGCGCGGGTGGCATCAAGGCGCACGAGCTGGGTGCCGGCGAAAAGCTCGCGCGGCTGTATTGGTACACGGTGGAGTTCGGGCTGATCCGCCAGCCGGACGGCCTGCGCGCATACGGCGCCGGCATCCTCAGCTCGGTGGGCGAGCTGAAGCACGCGGTGCTCAGCGAAGAGCCGCTCAGGCTGCCGATCGACCTGCTGCGCGCCATGCGCACGCGCTACAAGATCGACACCTACCAGGCCAACTACTTCGTGATCGAAAGCTTCGCGCAGCTCTTCGACCTCACGGCGCCCGACTTCACGCCGCTGTACGAAGCGCTCGAGGTCGCCACCGACATCGAGGCCGGCGTGCTGCTGCCAGGCGAGACGGGCAAGGCCTGA
- a CDS encoding GNAT family N-acetyltransferase, with protein sequence MLTAKTLLKASLGLGSFLKAPMVEAQPRAASAPQPVMVPIRSIGPRERERIARHLLELSPHDRYLRFGYAAADEQVQRYVDSLDFERDELFGIYNRRLDLIAMAHLAFAPGDQHSDCAEFGVSVSAHARGRGYGARLFERAVVVARNEGVGMLFIHALSENAAMLKIARNAGATVVRSGSEAEAHLELPSATFDSRMSEIALEHYAAVDFALKSRAKQFWAFLAGLQEMRSGMREARKKSAP encoded by the coding sequence ATGCTCACCGCCAAGACCCTTCTCAAGGCGTCTCTCGGCCTTGGCTCTTTCCTGAAAGCGCCGATGGTTGAGGCGCAACCACGCGCTGCCAGCGCGCCTCAACCCGTGATGGTGCCGATCCGCTCGATCGGTCCCCGCGAACGCGAGCGCATCGCGCGCCACCTGCTCGAACTCTCCCCGCACGACCGCTACCTGCGCTTCGGCTACGCGGCGGCCGACGAGCAGGTCCAGCGCTACGTCGACAGCCTCGATTTCGAGCGCGACGAACTCTTCGGCATCTACAACCGCCGCCTCGACCTGATCGCGATGGCGCACCTGGCCTTCGCCCCCGGCGACCAGCACAGCGATTGCGCCGAATTCGGCGTGTCGGTCTCGGCGCATGCGCGCGGCCGGGGCTATGGCGCCCGCTTGTTCGAGCGTGCCGTGGTCGTGGCCCGCAACGAAGGCGTGGGCATGCTCTTCATCCATGCGCTGAGCGAAAACGCCGCCATGCTGAAGATCGCCCGCAACGCCGGCGCCACCGTGGTGCGCAGCGGCTCCGAGGCCGAGGCCCACCTGGAACTGCCCAGCGCCACCTTCGACAGCCGCATGAGCGAGATCGCGCTAGAGCACTACGCCGCCGTCGACTTCGCCCTCAAGAGCCGCGCCAAGCAGTTCTGGGCCTTCCTGGCCGGCCTGCAGGAAATGCGCAGCGGCATGCGCGAAGCCCGCAAGAAATCCGCCCCCTGA
- a CDS encoding Lrp/AsnC family transcriptional regulator: MEALDKIDRLILRTLQADGRATYDQLAEQVSLSPSAVLRRVKRLEESRVIDRYVALVQPEAIGLGLTAYLNVRLEKHTETHKRNPMDLFRASVQTWPEVVECAALTGDMDYLLRVVVADMAHYSRFIMDTLLKHPSVEDCKTSFVLDRVKATTAVPV, encoded by the coding sequence ATGGAAGCATTGGACAAGATTGACAGGCTCATTCTGCGCACGCTGCAAGCAGACGGGCGCGCAACTTACGATCAACTCGCGGAACAGGTGAGCCTGTCGCCCAGCGCCGTGCTGCGGCGGGTCAAGCGGCTGGAGGAAAGCCGGGTCATCGACCGCTATGTCGCCCTGGTGCAGCCGGAAGCCATCGGCCTGGGGCTGACCGCCTACCTCAACGTGCGGCTCGAAAAGCACACCGAGACGCACAAGCGCAACCCCATGGACCTGTTTCGCGCCAGCGTACAGACCTGGCCCGAGGTGGTCGAGTGCGCCGCGCTCACCGGCGACATGGACTACCTGCTGCGCGTGGTGGTGGCCGACATGGCCCACTACAGCCGTTTCATCATGGACACGCTGCTCAAGCACCCCAGTGTCGAAGACTGCAAGACCAGCTTCGTGCTGGACCGCGTCAAGGCCACGACGGCCGTTCCCGTCTGA
- a CDS encoding HlyC/CorC family transporter, translated as MAEPHPERAPVEREDKRGFLQKLAEFIHPGPDSRDELIETLADAEDNEVIGAESRVMLEGVLRMADMTAGDVMVAAPRMDVINIDAPFDALLHLIIDTAHSRFPVYEGEKENIIGILLAKDLLKLQRAPGLNIRALLRPATFVPESKGLNDLLREFRGNRNHLAIVIDEFGRVAGLITIEDVLEQIVGEIEDEFDIAEDEGDIFGLADHTYRVSGDTPIERVAEAFGIVFNEEQLSEDFDTIGGLIAHEMGHVPKRGEHHAMGGFDFVVLHTKGGAVRWFKVSPARGSDAAD; from the coding sequence GTGGCCGAACCTCACCCTGAACGCGCTCCCGTAGAACGGGAAGACAAGCGCGGCTTTCTCCAGAAGCTCGCCGAATTCATCCACCCCGGTCCCGACTCGCGCGACGAGCTGATCGAAACCCTGGCGGACGCCGAGGACAACGAGGTGATCGGCGCAGAGTCGCGCGTGATGCTCGAGGGCGTGCTGCGCATGGCCGACATGACGGCCGGCGACGTGATGGTCGCGGCGCCGCGCATGGACGTCATCAACATCGACGCCCCGTTCGACGCGCTGCTGCATCTCATCATCGACACCGCGCACTCGCGCTTCCCGGTGTACGAGGGCGAAAAAGAAAACATCATCGGCATCCTGCTCGCGAAGGACCTGCTCAAGCTGCAGCGCGCGCCGGGCCTGAACATCCGCGCGCTGCTGCGGCCGGCGACCTTCGTGCCCGAGAGCAAGGGCCTGAACGACCTGCTGCGCGAATTCCGCGGCAACCGCAACCACCTGGCCATCGTCATCGACGAATTCGGCCGCGTGGCCGGCCTCATCACCATCGAGGACGTGCTCGAGCAGATCGTCGGCGAGATCGAGGACGAGTTCGACATCGCCGAGGACGAAGGCGACATCTTCGGCCTGGCCGACCACACCTACCGCGTCTCCGGCGACACGCCCATCGAGCGCGTGGCCGAGGCATTCGGCATCGTCTTCAACGAAGAGCAGCTCAGCGAAGACTTCGACACCATCGGCGGGCTGATCGCGCACGAGATGGGCCACGTGCCCAAGCGCGGCGAGCACCACGCGATGGGCGGCTTCGACTTCGTGGTGCTGCACACCAAGGGCGGCGCGGTGCGCTGGTTCAAGGTGTCTCCGGCCCGCGGCAGCGACGCGGCCGACTGA
- a CDS encoding transporter substrate-binding domain-containing protein — protein MRSTFSIGLTFIAAAAAVLSGCAMPPAATPMAGSHLDAVQKAAVLRICTPGDYKPFSFQKADGAFEGIDVDLMTGFSASLGAKPEWIKTTWANLLPDLAAGKCDIAVGGVSVTTDRQKRAFFSAPYMVNGKTPIARCADVAKYQSVADIDKPSVRVIFNPGGSNERFARANFKQAKLTLHGENVTIFDEILANRADVFVTEAAEAITQQKLKPGLCAINPDKPLQYGEMAWMLPRDDVAFKSYVDQWLHLQQAGGDFQRTMDRWLK, from the coding sequence ATGCGCAGCACGTTTTCGATCGGCCTGACCTTCATCGCGGCGGCTGCCGCCGTTCTTTCAGGCTGCGCCATGCCGCCGGCGGCAACGCCGATGGCCGGCTCGCACCTGGACGCGGTGCAAAAGGCCGCCGTGCTGCGCATCTGCACGCCGGGCGACTACAAGCCCTTCAGCTTCCAGAAGGCCGACGGGGCCTTCGAGGGCATCGACGTCGACCTCATGACGGGCTTCAGCGCCAGCCTCGGCGCAAAGCCGGAGTGGATCAAGACCACCTGGGCCAACCTGCTGCCCGACCTTGCCGCCGGCAAGTGCGACATCGCGGTGGGTGGCGTCTCGGTCACCACCGACCGGCAAAAGCGCGCCTTCTTCAGCGCGCCCTACATGGTCAACGGCAAGACGCCCATCGCACGCTGCGCCGACGTGGCCAAGTACCAGAGCGTGGCCGACATCGACAAGCCGTCGGTGCGTGTCATCTTCAATCCGGGCGGCAGCAACGAACGCTTCGCCCGCGCCAATTTCAAGCAGGCCAAACTCACGCTGCACGGCGAGAACGTGACGATCTTCGACGAGATCCTCGCGAACCGCGCCGATGTGTTCGTCACCGAGGCGGCCGAGGCCATCACGCAGCAGAAGCTCAAGCCGGGCCTGTGCGCGATCAATCCCGACAAGCCGCTGCAGTACGGCGAGATGGCCTGGATGCTGCCGCGCGACGACGTGGCATTCAAATCGTACGTCGACCAGTGGCTGCACCTGCAGCAGGCCGGCGGCGACTTCCAGCGCACGATGGACCGCTGGCTCAAGTAA
- a CDS encoding MBL fold metallo-hydrolase — protein MSQSSASAGLPANVIVLERGWLSSNNILFLGAHETAVVDTGYATHAEQTVALVESVLGDRALDRILNTHLHSDHCGGNSALEERYPSVRIEIPLGEAALVERWDESGLSFLATGQTCPRFGFGGLLQPDTECMLGDRPWQVHAAPGHDPHSIILFDAASRTLISADALWEHGFGIAFPELAGEPSFGDMAATLDLIESLEPLRVIPGHGAIFDDVSKALSVARKRLDGLLRDPVKHARHAIKVLMKFKLLEMQVMALEEWRLWLHSTPYLAMIHARFFGGVEFDQLTADILQELIAAGAAEKDKIAIRNL, from the coding sequence ATGAGCCAATCGTCGGCAAGCGCCGGTCTTCCGGCGAACGTAATCGTGCTCGAGCGGGGATGGCTTTCTTCGAACAACATCTTGTTCCTGGGCGCCCACGAGACAGCAGTGGTCGACACCGGATATGCCACGCATGCGGAGCAGACGGTGGCACTGGTCGAGTCGGTGCTTGGAGATCGGGCGCTTGATCGCATCCTGAATACGCATCTGCATAGCGATCACTGCGGAGGCAACTCGGCGCTGGAGGAACGCTATCCATCGGTTCGCATCGAGATACCGCTTGGCGAGGCGGCGCTGGTGGAGCGGTGGGACGAAAGCGGCCTGAGTTTTTTGGCGACGGGACAGACTTGCCCGCGGTTCGGCTTCGGCGGACTATTGCAACCGGACACCGAGTGCATGCTGGGTGACAGGCCGTGGCAGGTTCATGCGGCACCTGGGCACGATCCGCACTCGATCATCTTGTTCGATGCAGCATCGCGAACGCTGATCTCCGCGGATGCGCTGTGGGAACACGGATTCGGGATTGCTTTTCCTGAGCTTGCTGGCGAGCCTTCATTCGGGGACATGGCGGCAACGCTGGACTTGATCGAATCGCTTGAGCCCTTGCGGGTGATTCCAGGACACGGTGCGATCTTCGACGACGTCAGCAAAGCTCTTTCTGTCGCACGCAAGCGCCTCGACGGATTGCTGCGCGATCCAGTCAAGCACGCGCGGCATGCGATCAAGGTGCTGATGAAATTCAAGCTGCTGGAAATGCAGGTTATGGCTCTCGAGGAATGGCGGCTGTGGCTGCACAGTACGCCGTACTTGGCCATGATTCATGCCCGGTTCTTTGGAGGCGTCGAATTCGATCAACTTACCGCTGATATCTTGCAGGAATTGATTGCGGCGGGAGCTGCGGAGAAAGACAAGATCGCGATTCGCAATCTTTGA
- a CDS encoding AMP-binding protein: MQTSARQNYPAGVPHEIHPEQYRSLPHMFEEAFGRYADRPFSVCMERWMSFGELDTLSKALGAWLQSRGLEPGARVAIMLPNIPQFAVTMCGVLRAGYTCVNVNPLYTARELEHQLKDSGATAIVILENFASTLEKVIERTPVKHVVVTSMGDLLGGLYGAWITIAVRHLAKIVPAYKLPLSDERSVTAFTQAITEGRGRTLGPDRSTLDSVAFLQYTGGTTGLSKGAVLTHRNIVAATLQAEAWFTPALERAGDLSKVNSIAALPLYHIFALTLCLLAIRQGSHMTLIPNPRDFNKFIAVLKKRPFHMLPAVNTLFNALLMHPEFKTLDFSTLFVSQAGGMAASEGTARKWFEVTGCPMIEGWGMSETCAIGTNNPVSNTEFTGTIGLPLPSIEIAIKDDEGNSLPVGQSGELCIKGPNVMVGYYNQPAETAAAFTADGFMRTGDIAVMQEDGYSRIVDRKKDMILVSGFNVFPNELENVISLCPGVVECAAVGVPDEKQGEAIKVFVVRRDPALTEDAVLQYCHSQLTGYKRPKHIEFRESLPKTNVGKILRRELRASAGA, encoded by the coding sequence ATGCAGACATCCGCGCGACAAAACTATCCTGCCGGCGTACCGCACGAGATTCATCCCGAGCAGTACCGGTCCTTGCCCCACATGTTCGAGGAAGCCTTCGGCCGCTATGCCGACCGGCCGTTCTCGGTCTGCATGGAGCGTTGGATGTCTTTTGGCGAACTCGACACGCTGTCGAAGGCGCTCGGCGCGTGGCTGCAGTCGCGCGGGCTCGAGCCGGGAGCGCGCGTGGCGATCATGCTGCCCAATATTCCGCAATTCGCGGTCACGATGTGCGGCGTGCTGCGCGCGGGCTACACATGCGTGAACGTCAATCCGCTGTACACGGCGCGCGAGCTGGAGCATCAGCTGAAGGATTCGGGCGCGACGGCCATCGTCATTCTCGAGAACTTCGCGTCGACGCTTGAAAAAGTGATCGAGCGCACGCCCGTGAAGCATGTGGTCGTGACGTCGATGGGCGACCTGCTCGGCGGCCTGTACGGCGCGTGGATCACGATCGCGGTGCGGCATCTGGCGAAGATCGTGCCGGCCTACAAGCTGCCCCTGAGCGACGAGCGCTCGGTCACGGCTTTCACGCAGGCGATCACCGAGGGACGCGGCCGCACGCTGGGGCCCGACCGCAGCACGCTCGACTCCGTCGCATTCCTGCAGTACACGGGCGGAACGACGGGTTTGTCGAAGGGCGCGGTGCTGACGCATCGCAACATCGTCGCCGCGACACTGCAGGCCGAAGCCTGGTTCACGCCGGCACTCGAACGTGCCGGCGACCTGTCGAAGGTCAACAGCATCGCGGCCCTGCCGCTGTATCACATCTTCGCGCTGACGCTGTGCCTGCTGGCGATCCGGCAGGGCTCTCACATGACGCTGATCCCTAACCCGCGCGACTTCAACAAGTTCATTGCGGTGCTGAAGAAGCGGCCCTTCCACATGCTGCCCGCGGTGAACACGCTGTTCAATGCGCTGTTGATGCATCCGGAATTCAAGACGCTCGATTTCTCGACGCTGTTCGTTTCGCAGGCGGGAGGCATGGCGGCCTCTGAAGGAACGGCACGCAAGTGGTTTGAGGTCACCGGCTGCCCGATGATCGAGGGCTGGGGAATGAGCGAGACCTGCGCGATCGGGACGAACAACCCCGTGTCAAACACCGAGTTCACTGGGACGATCGGGCTGCCGCTGCCGAGTATCGAGATCGCGATCAAGGACGACGAAGGCAATTCACTCCCCGTGGGGCAGTCCGGCGAACTCTGCATCAAGGGCCCCAACGTGATGGTGGGCTACTACAACCAGCCCGCCGAGACCGCAGCGGCGTTCACGGCAGATGGCTTCATGCGGACTGGCGATATCGCGGTGATGCAGGAAGATGGCTACAGCCGGATCGTCGATCGCAAGAAAGACATGATCCTGGTGAGCGGCTTCAACGTGTTTCCGAACGAGCTGGAAAACGTGATTTCGCTCTGCCCCGGGGTCGTCGAATGCGCGGCTGTGGGTGTACCCGACGAGAAGCAGGGAGAGGCGATCAAGGTGTTCGTGGTGCGAAGGGACCCGGCATTGACCGAGGACGCGGTGCTCCAGTATTGCCACTCGCAGCTCACCGGCTACAAGCGGCCCAAGCACATCGAGTTTCGGGAGTCGCTGCCGAAGACGAATGTGGGGAAGATCCTGCGGCGGGAGCTTCGCGCCAGCGCGGGCGCCTGA